In one window of Pseudomonas putida DNA:
- a CDS encoding methyl-accepting chemotaxis protein, which produces MISQVVTSVQKVSDSSEHTADIAIRTNQGVHKQMAEIDQVATAVQEMTATAQDVARNATHAAHAASNADQAANQGMQIVRDTSHSISVLASEIGRAVTVVQTLARDSENINAILVTIRAIAEQTNLLALNAAIEAARAGEQGRGFAVVADEVRNLAQKTQQATQEIQQMIQQLQQGTRDVVKVMEDSQGKTDDSVQQASRAAEALESITEAVSVINDMNTQIASAAEQQSAVAEDINRNVINIGQVAGEVAGGADESSQASAELTKLAEQQRRLINQFRV; this is translated from the coding sequence ATGATCAGCCAGGTGGTGACCTCGGTGCAGAAAGTCAGCGATTCCTCGGAGCACACCGCCGACATCGCCATCCGCACCAACCAGGGCGTGCACAAGCAGATGGCCGAGATCGACCAGGTAGCCACCGCCGTGCAGGAGATGACCGCCACCGCCCAGGACGTGGCACGCAATGCCACCCACGCCGCGCATGCCGCCAGCAATGCCGACCAGGCTGCCAACCAGGGCATGCAGATCGTGCGGGACACCTCACATTCGATCAGTGTCCTGGCCAGCGAGATCGGCCGTGCAGTGACCGTGGTGCAGACCCTGGCCCGCGACAGCGAGAACATCAATGCCATCCTGGTGACCATCCGCGCCATTGCCGAACAGACCAACCTGCTGGCGCTCAACGCTGCCATCGAGGCGGCCCGCGCCGGAGAGCAAGGCCGCGGCTTCGCCGTGGTCGCCGACGAGGTGCGCAACCTGGCGCAGAAGACCCAGCAGGCCACCCAGGAAATCCAGCAGATGATCCAGCAGTTGCAGCAGGGCACCCGCGATGTGGTCAAGGTGATGGAAGACAGCCAGGGCAAGACCGACGACAGCGTGCAGCAGGCCAGCCGTGCTGCCGAAGCGCTGGAGAGCATCACCGAGGCCGTGTCGGTGATCAACGACATGAACACCCAGATCGCCAGCGCCGCCGAACAGCAGAGCGCGGTGGCAGAGGACATCAACCGCAACGTCATCAACATCGGCCAGGTGGCCGGCGAAGTGGCCGGCGGGGCTGACGAATCGAGCCAGGCCAGTGCCGAGCTGACCAAGCTGGCCGAGCAGCAGCGGCGGTTGATCAATCAGTTCAGGGTTTGA
- a CDS encoding SOS response-associated peptidase codes for MCGRYALFRWSQAFAALPGFPADQQAQWNISPGASVLIQRRLDGQLQLARARWGLTPAWLTDLSRTPAHARAETLAEQPMFREAFRQRRCLMPANGFYEWRGTARKRPYWVTPGEGASLFYAAVWEAYPVQEQVWLSCAVVTQAAMNQRRPLILDEAGQAAWLDPDTPLARLHELLASPPAALRERALAHLVNDPKLDGPECLTPA; via the coding sequence ATGTGTGGACGTTACGCCCTCTTTCGCTGGTCCCAGGCTTTTGCCGCCCTGCCCGGATTTCCCGCCGACCAGCAGGCCCAATGGAACATCTCGCCTGGGGCGTCGGTGCTGATTCAACGCCGGCTCGACGGCCAGTTGCAACTGGCCAGGGCTCGCTGGGGCCTGACCCCGGCCTGGCTCACCGACCTGTCCCGCACCCCCGCCCATGCCCGCGCCGAGACCCTCGCCGAGCAGCCGATGTTTCGCGAAGCATTTCGCCAGCGCCGTTGCCTGATGCCGGCCAACGGCTTCTACGAGTGGCGCGGCACGGCGCGCAAGCGCCCGTACTGGGTCACGCCGGGGGAGGGCGCATCGCTGTTCTATGCCGCGGTGTGGGAGGCGTATCCGGTGCAGGAGCAGGTCTGGCTCAGTTGTGCGGTGGTCACTCAGGCGGCGATGAACCAGCGTCGGCCATTGATTCTCGATGAGGCCGGGCAGGCCGCCTGGCTGGATCCCGACACACCGCTGGCGCGCCTGCACGAGCTGCTGGCCAGCCCTCCCGCGGCGTTGCGCGAGCGGGCGCTGGCGCATCTGGTCAATGATCCGAAGCTCGATGGACCGGAGTGCCTGACTCCGGCTTGA
- a CDS encoding DUF1302 domain-containing protein, with translation MTSANPFWRRAKLPLAVSLASTLASPAFGVSFNIGEIEGQFDSSLSIGASWSTANPNKNLIGVNNGGKGLSQTSDDGHLNFKKGETFSKIFKGIHDLELKYGDTGVFVRGKYWYDFELKDEGREFKDISDSGRKSGAKSSGAQLLDAFIYHNYAIADMPGSVRFGKQVVSWGESTFIGGGINSINPIDVAAFRRPGAEIKEGLIPVNMFYISQSLTDNLSAEAFYQLEWDQTVTDNCGTFFSQPDIISDGCTDNLRVLNSSRTVPGAAQQFLATRGVNINEEGVMVRRGPDRDARDSGQFGVALRYMFEPLDTEFGAYFMNYHSRAPIFSATGASPAVFAGIPSLPASLRPLAPLIVAGNSQYFVEYPEDIRLYGLSFSTTLPTGTAWSGEISYRPNAPVQLNTTDILFAGVRPLGGALANASLLNGTPGQDLHGYRRKEITQFQTTLTHFFDQVMGASRMTVVGELGVTHVGGLESAHDTRYGRDPVFGPGPLPATGGANTCQALNASTIAGAGAGASTTNLNRKCENDGYTTSTSWGYRARVIWDYNDVFAGVNLKPNVAWSHDVSGYSPGPGGNFEEGRKAISLGLDAEYQNTYTASLSYTNFFDGKYSTVDDRDFVALSFGVNF, from the coding sequence ATGACATCTGCAAACCCGTTCTGGCGCCGGGCCAAGCTGCCCTTGGCCGTCAGCCTCGCTTCCACGCTCGCAAGTCCCGCATTCGGTGTGAGTTTCAACATCGGGGAAATCGAAGGTCAGTTCGACTCATCGCTCTCCATCGGGGCCAGCTGGTCGACTGCCAATCCCAACAAGAACCTGATCGGCGTCAACAACGGTGGCAAGGGCCTGTCCCAGACCTCCGACGATGGCCACCTGAACTTCAAGAAAGGCGAGACCTTCTCCAAGATCTTCAAGGGTATCCACGATCTCGAGCTCAAGTACGGCGACACCGGCGTCTTCGTCCGTGGCAAGTACTGGTACGACTTCGAGCTCAAGGACGAAGGCCGCGAGTTCAAGGATATCAGCGACTCGGGGCGCAAGTCGGGGGCCAAGTCCTCGGGCGCGCAACTGCTCGACGCGTTCATCTACCACAACTACGCCATCGCCGACATGCCGGGTTCGGTACGCTTCGGCAAGCAGGTGGTGAGCTGGGGTGAAAGTACCTTCATCGGGGGCGGCATCAACTCGATCAACCCGATCGACGTCGCTGCCTTCCGCCGCCCAGGCGCCGAGATCAAGGAAGGCCTGATCCCGGTCAACATGTTCTACATCTCCCAGAGCCTGACCGACAACCTGTCGGCCGAAGCCTTCTACCAGCTCGAATGGGACCAGACCGTCACCGACAACTGCGGCACCTTCTTCTCCCAGCCCGACATCATCTCCGACGGCTGCACCGACAACCTGCGCGTGCTCAACAGCAGCCGCACGGTGCCAGGCGCAGCGCAGCAGTTCCTCGCCACCCGTGGCGTGAACATCAACGAAGAGGGCGTGATGGTGCGCCGTGGTCCGGACCGCGACGCGCGTGACAGCGGCCAGTTCGGCGTGGCGCTGCGCTACATGTTCGAACCGCTGGACACCGAGTTCGGTGCCTACTTCATGAACTACCACAGCCGTGCGCCGATCTTCAGCGCCACCGGCGCCTCGCCTGCGGTGTTCGCTGGCATTCCGTCGCTGCCAGCCAGCCTGCGCCCGCTGGCGCCGCTGATCGTCGCGGGCAACTCGCAGTACTTCGTCGAGTACCCTGAAGACATCCGCCTGTACGGCCTGAGCTTCTCCACCACCCTGCCCACCGGCACGGCGTGGAGCGGTGAAATCAGCTACCGTCCCAACGCTCCTGTGCAGTTGAACACCACCGACATCCTGTTCGCCGGTGTGCGTCCGCTGGGCGGCGCCCTGGCCAACGCTTCGCTGCTCAACGGTACTCCGGGTCAGGACCTGCACGGCTATCGCCGCAAGGAAATCACCCAGTTCCAGACCACCCTGACGCACTTCTTCGACCAGGTGATGGGCGCCAGCCGCATGACCGTGGTGGGCGAACTGGGCGTCACCCATGTGGGCGGCCTGGAGAGCGCACACGACACCCGTTACGGCCGTGACCCGGTGTTCGGCCCAGGCCCGCTGCCGGCCACCGGCGGCGCGAACACCTGCCAGGCACTCAATGCCAGCACCATCGCCGGTGCCGGTGCAGGCGCCTCGACCACCAACCTCAATCGCAAGTGCGAGAACGACGGCTATACCACCAGCACCTCCTGGGGCTACCGCGCCCGGGTGATCTGGGACTACAACGACGTCTTCGCCGGGGTCAACCTCAAGCCCAACGTGGCTTGGTCCCACGACGTGTCCGGCTACTCGCCGGGCCCTGGTGGCAACTTCGAGGAAGGCCGCAAGGCGATCAGCCTGGGCCTGGACGCGGAGTACCAGAACACCTACACGGCGAGCCTGTCGTACACCAACTTCTTCGATGGCAAGTACAGCACCGTGGATGACCGCGACTTCGTCGCCCTCAGCTTCGGCGTGAACTTCTAA
- a CDS encoding 2-hydroxyacid dehydrogenase: MSRHAVFLDHHSLDLGDLDLSALEQQFDSLQLHAASAAEQVSERLQGASVVISNKVMLDAAALAANPQVKLILVAATGTNNVDLAAARAQGITVCNCQGYGTPSVAQHTLALLLALATRLCDYQQAVKDGAWAKASQFCLLDFPIVELEGKTLGLLGHGELGGAVARLAEAFGMRVLSGQILGRPARADRLALDELLPQVDALTLHCPLNEQTRHMIGARELALLKPGALVVNTARGGLIDEQALADALRSGHLGGAATDVLSVEPPVNGNPLLAADIPRLIITPHSAWGAVESRQRIVGQLAENAQAFFAGQPRRVVA, from the coding sequence ATGTCGCGTCATGCAGTTTTTCTCGACCATCACTCCCTTGACCTGGGAGATCTCGACCTTTCTGCGCTCGAACAGCAGTTCGACAGCCTGCAACTGCATGCCGCCAGCGCAGCGGAACAGGTCAGCGAACGCCTGCAGGGCGCCAGCGTGGTGATCAGCAACAAAGTGATGCTCGATGCTGCGGCGCTTGCGGCCAATCCACAAGTGAAACTGATCCTGGTGGCCGCCACCGGCACCAACAACGTCGACCTCGCCGCCGCCCGCGCACAGGGCATCACCGTGTGCAACTGCCAGGGCTACGGCACACCTTCGGTGGCGCAGCACACCCTGGCGCTGCTGCTGGCACTGGCCACCCGGCTGTGCGACTACCAGCAAGCGGTAAAGGACGGCGCATGGGCCAAGGCTAGCCAGTTCTGCCTGCTGGACTTCCCCATCGTCGAGCTGGAAGGCAAGACCCTGGGCCTGTTGGGGCACGGCGAGCTGGGCGGCGCGGTGGCGCGCCTGGCCGAGGCGTTCGGCATGCGTGTGCTGAGCGGGCAGATCCTCGGACGACCGGCGCGCGCCGACCGCCTGGCGCTGGATGAACTGCTGCCGCAAGTCGATGCCCTGACCCTGCACTGCCCGCTGAACGAGCAGACCCGTCACATGATCGGCGCCCGTGAACTGGCCTTGCTCAAGCCGGGTGCCCTGGTGGTGAACACCGCCCGCGGCGGCCTGATCGATGAACAGGCGCTGGCTGATGCCTTGCGCAGCGGTCACCTGGGCGGTGCGGCGACCGATGTGCTGAGCGTCGAGCCGCCGGTAAACGGCAATCCGCTGCTGGCGGCAGACATCCCGCGCCTGATCATCACCCCGCACAGTGCCTGGGGTGCGGTGGAGTCGCGCCAGCGTATCGTCGGGCAACTGGCCGAAAACGCCCAGGCGTTCTTCGCCGGTCAGCCACGGCGGGTGGTGGCCTGA
- a CDS encoding M48 family metallopeptidase, which produces MRKSFVISLLSASVLLGGCQAVNTTSGGAVGVERKQYMFSMLSTDEVNQMYAQSYQQTLGEASSKGVLDKSSADAKRVQVIADRLIAQAPQFRPDAAQWKWEVNVIKSDELNANCGPGGKIIVYTGLIDQLKLTDAELAAVMGHEIAHALREHGREAMSKAYGIEMARQGAGAIFGLGQDSMALADTVVNYSMTLPNSRANENEADLIGLELSARAGYDPNAAITLWNKMSKASEGAPPEFMSTHPASASRIASLQAAIPKVMPLYQAAKK; this is translated from the coding sequence ATGCGTAAGTCTTTCGTGATCAGCCTGTTGAGCGCCAGCGTTCTGCTGGGTGGTTGCCAGGCGGTCAATACCACCAGCGGCGGAGCGGTTGGCGTCGAGCGCAAGCAGTACATGTTCAGCATGCTGTCGACCGATGAGGTCAACCAGATGTATGCGCAGTCGTACCAGCAGACCCTCGGTGAAGCGTCGAGCAAGGGCGTGCTGGACAAGAGCAGTGCCGATGCCAAGCGTGTGCAGGTCATCGCCGACCGCCTGATTGCCCAGGCCCCGCAATTCCGGCCGGATGCCGCGCAATGGAAGTGGGAGGTCAACGTGATCAAGAGCGATGAGCTCAACGCCAACTGCGGCCCGGGCGGCAAGATCATCGTCTACACCGGGCTGATCGATCAGCTCAAGCTCACCGACGCTGAGCTGGCTGCGGTCATGGGCCATGAGATCGCCCACGCCCTGCGTGAGCATGGTCGCGAGGCGATGTCCAAGGCCTACGGTATCGAGATGGCGCGCCAGGGCGCCGGTGCGATCTTCGGCCTTGGCCAGGACAGCATGGCGCTGGCCGACACCGTGGTGAACTACTCCATGACCCTGCCCAATAGCCGGGCCAACGAGAACGAGGCCGACCTGATCGGCCTGGAACTGTCGGCACGGGCCGGTTACGACCCGAATGCGGCGATCACCCTGTGGAACAAGATGAGCAAGGCGTCCGAAGGCGCACCGCCTGAGTTCATGAGCACTCACCCGGCTTCGGCCAGCCGCATCGCGTCGCTGCAGGCCGCGATTCCGAAGGTGATGCCGCTGTACCAGGCGGCGAAGAAGTAA
- a CDS encoding class I SAM-dependent methyltransferase → MDPRSEVLLRQADLFQGPLLIAGAAADGLLGQLPHAHAWTWHAGDQALLEQRFTGRSHYGVEVPQVPFDAAVLFLPKSRDLAAYLLNALASRLGGRELYLVGEKRGGIEGAAKQLQAFGKPRKLDSARHCQLWQVTVDNAPEAKPLESLAERFELALEDGPLQVISLPGVFSHGRLDRGTALLLQHLEQLPIGHVLDFGCGAGVLGATIKRRYPQSNVTLLDVDAFAVAASRLTLAANGLQGEVISGDGIDAAPDNLTVILSNPPFHTGVHTDYQAAENLLRKSSKILRKGGEIRLVANSFLRYQPLLQEALGNCEIRAEADGFRIYRATRG, encoded by the coding sequence ATGGACCCGCGCAGTGAAGTGTTGCTCCGCCAGGCGGACCTGTTCCAGGGCCCGCTGCTGATCGCCGGCGCCGCCGCCGATGGCCTGCTCGGGCAACTGCCGCACGCGCACGCCTGGACCTGGCACGCCGGTGATCAGGCGCTGCTGGAGCAGCGTTTCACTGGCCGCAGCCACTACGGCGTGGAGGTGCCACAGGTTCCGTTCGACGCGGCGGTACTGTTCCTGCCCAAATCCCGCGACCTTGCCGCCTACCTGCTCAATGCCCTGGCTTCGCGCCTGGGCGGGCGCGAGCTGTATCTGGTCGGCGAGAAACGTGGCGGAATCGAAGGCGCGGCCAAGCAACTGCAGGCCTTCGGCAAACCGCGCAAGCTCGACAGCGCCCGGCATTGCCAGCTATGGCAGGTGACCGTGGACAATGCGCCCGAGGCCAAGCCTCTGGAGAGCCTGGCGGAGCGCTTCGAGCTGGCGCTCGAGGATGGCCCGCTGCAGGTGATCAGCCTCCCGGGCGTGTTCAGCCACGGCCGCCTGGATCGCGGTACCGCACTGCTGCTGCAGCATCTGGAGCAACTGCCGATCGGCCATGTGCTGGACTTTGGCTGTGGCGCGGGCGTACTCGGCGCGACCATCAAGCGACGTTATCCACAAAGCAATGTCACCCTGCTCGATGTCGATGCCTTCGCCGTGGCCGCCAGTCGACTGACGCTGGCTGCAAATGGTCTGCAAGGCGAGGTGATCAGCGGTGATGGCATTGATGCAGCACCCGATAATCTCACCGTGATCCTGAGCAATCCCCCGTTCCATACCGGGGTGCACACCGACTATCAGGCGGCGGAAAACCTGCTGAGAAAAAGCAGCAAAATTCTGCGAAAAGGCGGCGAAATACGCTTGGTTGCCAATAGCTTCCTGCGCTATCAACCCCTGCTCCAGGAGGCCTTGGGCAACTGCGAAATCCGCGCCGAAGCAGACGGCTTCCGGATCTACAGGGCAACACGCGGTTAA
- a CDS encoding fatty acid--CoA ligase, translating into MLQTRLLKPADGAYTYPLLIKRLLMSGSRYEKTREIVYRDKVRLTYPELGERIARLANVLTEAGVKAGDTVAVMDWDSHRYLECMFAIPMIGAVVHTINVRLSPEQILYTMNHAEDRFVLVNSDFVGLYQAIAGQLTTVDKTLLITDGPDKTAELPNLVGEYEQLLAAASPHYDFPDFDENSVATTFYTTGTTGNPKGVYFTHRQLVLHTLAETSVLGSLDSVRLLSTNDVYMPITPMFHVHAWGIPYAATMMGVKQVYPGRYEPDMLIKLWREEKVTFSHCVPTILQMLLNCPSAKGQDFGGWKVIIGGSALNRALYEAALARGIQLTAAYGMSETCPLISCAHLNEELLAGGEDERVSYRIKAGVPVPLVEAAIVDDHGNFLPADGEAQGELVLRAPWLTMGYFNEPEKSNELWAGGWLHTGDVATLDGMGYIDIRDRIKDVIKTGGEWISSLDLEDLISRHGAVREVAVVGVPDPQWGERPFALLVVHEGQQLDAKVLKEHLKPFVELGHINKWAIPSQIAVVTEIPKTSVGKLDKKRIRVDVTQWQASNSTFLSTL; encoded by the coding sequence ATGCTGCAGACCCGCCTCCTCAAGCCCGCCGACGGCGCCTACACCTACCCGCTGCTGATCAAACGCCTGCTGATGTCTGGCAGCCGCTACGAAAAGACCCGCGAAATCGTCTACCGCGACAAGGTGCGGCTGACCTATCCCGAACTCGGCGAGCGCATCGCCAGGCTGGCCAACGTGCTCACCGAAGCCGGGGTCAAGGCCGGTGACACGGTGGCGGTGATGGACTGGGACAGCCACCGCTATCTGGAATGCATGTTTGCCATCCCGATGATCGGCGCGGTGGTGCACACCATCAACGTGCGCCTGTCTCCCGAGCAGATCCTCTACACCATGAACCACGCCGAAGACCGCTTCGTGCTGGTCAACAGCGATTTCGTCGGCCTCTACCAGGCCATCGCCGGGCAACTGACCACGGTCGACAAGACCCTGCTGATCACCGATGGCCCGGACAAGACCGCCGAGCTGCCGAACCTGGTCGGTGAGTACGAGCAACTGCTCGCCGCCGCCAGCCCGCATTACGACTTCCCCGACTTCGACGAGAACTCGGTGGCCACCACCTTCTACACCACTGGTACCACCGGTAACCCCAAGGGCGTGTACTTCACCCACCGTCAACTGGTGCTGCACACCCTGGCCGAAACTTCGGTGCTCGGCAGCCTCGACAGCGTGCGCCTGCTCAGCACCAATGACGTCTACATGCCGATCACGCCGATGTTCCACGTGCATGCCTGGGGTATCCCCTACGCGGCGACCATGATGGGCGTCAAGCAGGTGTATCCGGGGCGCTATGAGCCAGACATGCTGATCAAGCTGTGGCGCGAGGAAAAGGTCACCTTCTCCCACTGCGTGCCGACCATCCTGCAGATGCTGCTCAACTGCCCTTCAGCCAAGGGCCAGGACTTCGGTGGCTGGAAGGTGATCATCGGCGGCAGCGCGCTCAACCGGGCGCTGTACGAGGCTGCCTTGGCGCGGGGCATCCAGCTCACTGCGGCCTATGGCATGTCGGAAACCTGCCCGCTGATCTCCTGCGCGCACCTGAACGAAGAACTGCTGGCCGGTGGTGAAGACGAGCGCGTCAGTTACCGCATCAAGGCCGGCGTACCCGTACCCTTGGTGGAGGCGGCCATCGTCGACGACCACGGCAACTTCCTGCCCGCCGACGGCGAGGCCCAGGGCGAGCTGGTGCTGCGCGCCCCCTGGCTGACCATGGGCTACTTCAACGAACCGGAAAAGAGCAACGAGCTGTGGGCTGGCGGCTGGTTGCACACCGGCGATGTCGCCACGCTCGATGGCATGGGCTACATCGACATCCGCGACCGCATCAAGGATGTGATCAAGACCGGTGGCGAGTGGATCTCGTCCCTCGACCTGGAAGACCTGATCAGCCGTCACGGGGCCGTGCGCGAGGTGGCGGTGGTCGGCGTGCCCGATCCGCAGTGGGGCGAGCGGCCATTCGCGCTGCTGGTGGTGCACGAAGGCCAGCAGCTGGACGCCAAGGTGCTCAAGGAGCATCTCAAGCCGTTCGTCGAGTTGGGGCACATCAACAAGTGGGCGATTCCGAGCCAGATCGCCGTTGTTACTGAAATTCCCAAGACCAGCGTGGGCAAGCTCGACAAGAAGCGTATCCGCGTGGACGTCACCCAGTGGCAGGCCAGTAACAGTACTTTCCTCTCGACCCTGTAA
- a CDS encoding DUF1329 domain-containing protein, translating to MKMTTSLLKAGVLGMSLLATSVMAAVSADEAAKLGTTLTPMGAEKAGNADGSIGPWEPLAKTAGSVDARGFLSDPYGSEKPLFTITAANADQYKDKLAPGQLAMLKRYPDTYKLPVYKTHRGATVPDAVYADIKSNATQTTLVEGGNGLNNFRGAIPFPIPKSGVEVIWNHITRYRGGSVSRLVTQATPQQNGSYSLVYFNDQFVFRDKMKDYDPNNPGNVLFYFKQEVTAPARLAGTVLLVHETLDQVKEPRKAWIYNAGQRRVRQAPQVSYDGPGTAADGLRTSDNLDMYNGAPDRYDWKLEGKKEMYIASNAYKLDDPKLKYADIIKAGHINQDLTRYELRRVWHVVATLKPGQRHIYAKRDFYIDEDTWQAAVIDQYDGRNQLWRVSEAHAQPYYNNQVPWYTLEAIYDLQSGRYLALGMKNEEKKSYDFSFSANKADFQPAALRQSGVR from the coding sequence ATGAAGATGACCACAAGTCTGCTGAAAGCCGGTGTGCTGGGCATGTCCCTGCTGGCGACCAGCGTCATGGCTGCGGTTTCCGCCGATGAGGCGGCCAAACTCGGTACCACGCTCACGCCGATGGGCGCGGAGAAGGCCGGTAACGCCGATGGCTCGATCGGCCCGTGGGAGCCGCTGGCCAAGACCGCCGGCAGTGTCGATGCCAGGGGCTTCCTGTCCGACCCGTACGGCAGCGAAAAGCCACTGTTCACCATCACCGCCGCGAACGCCGACCAGTACAAGGACAAGCTGGCCCCTGGCCAACTGGCGATGCTCAAGCGCTATCCGGACACCTACAAGCTGCCGGTGTACAAGACCCACCGCGGCGCCACCGTGCCGGATGCCGTGTACGCCGACATCAAGTCCAACGCCACCCAGACCACCCTGGTCGAAGGCGGCAACGGCCTGAACAACTTCCGCGGCGCGATCCCGTTCCCGATTCCCAAGAGCGGTGTCGAGGTGATCTGGAACCACATCACCCGTTATCGCGGTGGCAGTGTGTCGCGTCTGGTCACCCAGGCCACGCCGCAGCAGAACGGTTCCTACAGCCTGGTGTATTTCAACGACCAGTTCGTGTTCCGCGACAAGATGAAGGACTACGACCCGAACAACCCGGGCAACGTGCTGTTCTACTTCAAGCAGGAAGTGACTGCGCCGGCGCGTCTGGCCGGGACCGTGCTGCTGGTGCACGAGACCCTCGATCAGGTCAAGGAACCGCGCAAGGCCTGGATCTACAATGCCGGCCAGCGCCGTGTGCGCCAGGCGCCGCAGGTTTCCTACGACGGCCCGGGTACCGCCGCCGACGGCCTGCGCACCTCCGACAACCTGGACATGTACAACGGCGCGCCGGACCGCTACGACTGGAAGCTCGAAGGCAAGAAGGAGATGTACATCGCCTCCAACGCCTACAAGCTCGACGATCCGAAGCTCAAGTACGCCGACATCATCAAGGCGGGCCACATCAACCAGGACCTGACTCGCTACGAGCTGCGTCGTGTGTGGCATGTGGTCGCGACCCTGAAGCCAGGCCAGCGCCACATCTACGCCAAGCGTGACTTCTACATCGACGAAGATACCTGGCAGGCTGCGGTGATCGACCAGTACGACGGGCGCAACCAGCTGTGGCGCGTGTCCGAGGCGCATGCCCAGCCGTACTACAACAACCAGGTGCCGTGGTACACCCTCGAAGCGATCTATGACCTGCAGTCGGGCCGTTACCTGGCACTGGGCATGAAGAACGAGGAGAAAAAATCCTACGACTTCAGCTTCAGCGCCAACAAGGCTGACTTCCAGCCTGCGGCCCTGCGTCAGAGTGGCGTGCGTTAA
- a CDS encoding putative signal transducing protein gives MRRIYEPESLLEAQMLVGMLASEGVQVHLIGGDLVGAMGDLPMQGLLALAVADEQAGYARQLIDEYNAAQPLAGDEPESIPGTLIC, from the coding sequence ATGCGCCGGATCTACGAACCGGAGAGCCTGCTGGAGGCGCAGATGCTGGTAGGCATGCTGGCCAGCGAAGGCGTCCAGGTGCACCTGATCGGCGGCGATCTGGTCGGCGCCATGGGCGATCTGCCGATGCAGGGCTTGCTGGCCCTGGCGGTTGCCGATGAACAGGCCGGGTACGCACGGCAGCTGATCGATGAGTACAATGCCGCCCAGCCCCTTGCCGGGGACGAGCCGGAGAGTATCCCCGGTACCCTGATCTGCTAG
- a CDS encoding TMEM165/GDT1 family protein, with amino-acid sequence MLESLLVPTAIVALAEIGDKTQLLALILAARFRKPWPIIAGIVAATLANHAAAGAVGAWVSGFFTESVLHWILAASFTATALWTLVPDKMDDDETSNARRFGPFLTTLIAFFLAEIGDKTQVATVMLAAQYPHLIMVIIGTTLGMLIANVPVVLAGNFAADKLPLALIRRLAAAAFFVLAAVAVYSAMKTSGWIG; translated from the coding sequence ATGCTCGAATCCCTGCTCGTTCCCACCGCTATCGTTGCGCTCGCCGAAATCGGCGACAAGACGCAATTGCTCGCGCTCATTCTCGCGGCGCGCTTTCGCAAGCCGTGGCCGATCATCGCCGGCATCGTCGCCGCCACCCTCGCCAACCATGCGGCCGCCGGCGCCGTGGGGGCCTGGGTCAGCGGGTTCTTCACCGAAAGCGTGCTGCACTGGATCCTGGCTGCGAGCTTCACCGCCACCGCCCTGTGGACCCTGGTCCCGGACAAGATGGACGATGACGAAACCAGCAATGCACGCCGCTTCGGCCCGTTCCTGACCACGTTGATCGCGTTCTTCCTGGCGGAGATCGGTGACAAGACCCAGGTCGCCACAGTGATGCTGGCCGCGCAGTACCCGCACCTGATCATGGTCATCATCGGCACTACGCTGGGCATGTTGATCGCCAACGTACCAGTGGTCCTGGCGGGCAACTTCGCGGCCGACAAACTGCCGCTGGCGTTGATCCGTCGACTGGCGGCGGCAGCGTTCTTCGTGCTGGCAGCGGTCGCGGTGTATTCGGCGATGAAGACCAGTGGTTGGATTGGCTAG
- a CDS encoding CPXCG motif-containing cysteine-rich protein, translated as MLEIDFYDCPYCGERVETTVDISGGDQHYTEDCQVCCRPIVFILQVHGDEWMLEVRREDDA; from the coding sequence ATGCTCGAAATCGACTTTTATGACTGCCCTTATTGCGGTGAGCGTGTGGAAACCACGGTCGATATTTCCGGTGGCGACCAGCACTACACCGAGGACTGCCAGGTGTGCTGCCGGCCCATCGTGTTCATCCTGCAGGTGCATGGTGACGAATGGATGCTCGAAGTACGCCGCGAGGACGATGCCTGA